A window of Fragaria vesca subsp. vesca linkage group LG7, FraVesHawaii_1.0, whole genome shotgun sequence contains these coding sequences:
- the LOC101291679 gene encoding zinc finger CCCH domain-containing protein 49-like, which produces MTHSRLVSNLAADGRERSDFPVVCESCLGDNPYVRMTRAYFDKECFTCCRPFTVFRWKPGRDARYKKTEICQTCSKVRNVCQVCVLDLHTGLPVQVHNTALGVNPNDAVLPKSDVNREYFAEEYDRRVRASGIIDPYEQEYGKVRTNDTILKLQRTTPYYQRNREHVCSFYTRGQCTRGTECPFRHEMPITGELANQNIKDRFHGVNDPVALKLLRKAGEMGSLEPPEDESTRTLYVGGVVDGRVSEQDLRDCFWVHGDIESIKIVGQRGCAFVTYTTRDGAEKAADELCNKVVVKGLRLKLAWGRPQAPRVQDEGVSGQPEAAYGGWFPQQDQSVAQQYYYMPPPPSQGGTSLYPSMDPQRMGALVE; this is translated from the coding sequence ATGACGCATAGTAGATTGGTAAGTAACTTAGCGGCAGATGGCCGGGAACGATCAGACTTCCCGGTCGTATGCGAATCATGCCTTGGTGACAATCCCTACGTCCGCATGACGCGTGCCTATTTCGACAAAGAGTGCTTCACCTGCTGTCGTCCCTTCACAGTTTTCCGGTGGAAACCCGGCCGGGATGCCCGCTACAAGAAGACGGAGATCTGCCAGACCTGCAGTAAGGTTCGAAACGTTTGTCAGGTTTGCGTCTTAGATCTCCACACCGGCTTGCCCGTTCAGGTTCACAACACTGCTCTCGGCGTCAACCCAAACGACGCCGTCCTGCCCAAGAGCGACGTCAACCGAGAGTATTTCGCCGAGGAATATGACCGTAGGGTTAGGGCTTCTGGTATTATCGATCCCTACGAACAAGAGTACGGAAAGGTGAGGACAAATGACACTATTCTCAAGCTTCAGAGGACGACGCCGTATTATCAAAGAAACCGAGAGCATGTGTGTAGTTTTTATACTCGTGGCCAGTGCACTAGAGGTACTGAGTGTCCTTTCCGCCATGAGATGCCTATAACTGGGGAGTTGGCAAACCAGAATATCAAGGACCGGTTTCATGGGGTCAATGATCCGGTGGCTTTGAAGCTGCTTAGAAAGGCTGGAGAGATGGGGTCCTTGGAGCCTCCTGAGGACGAGAGTACTAGAACTTTATATGTGGGGGGTGTGGTTGATGGGAGAGTTTCGGAGCAGGACTTGAGAGATTGCTTCTGGGTTCATGGCGACATCGAATCGATTAAGATAGTTGGACAAAGAGGATGTGCTTTTGTGACATATACAACGAGAGATGGTGCGGAGAAGGCTGCGGATGAGCTTTGTAATAAGGTGGTGGTGAAGGGTTTGAGATTGAAGTTGGCATGGGGTAGACCTCAGGCGCCGCGAGTGCAGGATGAGGGAGTTAGTGGACAGCCGGAGGCCGCTTATGGTGGGTGGTTTCCTCAACAAGACCAATCTGTCGCACAGCAATACTACTATATGCCGCCACCACCTTCACAAGGGGGGACATCATTGTATCCATCAATGGATCCTCAAAGAATGGGTGCCCTTGTTGAGTAG
- the LOC101298830 gene encoding probable glutathione S-transferase-like — translation MAEVKLFSTWSSAFSLRIVWALKLKDVPYDTIFEDLSNKSPLLLQYNPIHKKIPVLVHNGKSIAESLVILEYIEETWKQNPLLPEDPHDRAAARFWAKFGDDKVFPPIVDAFYSEGKEQEEAIVKAKENLKYLEEELKGKNFFGGDQIGFADIALGWLAHYLKVLEEIANMNLIAEDEFPLLSQWQKTFADAHIIKENWPPLDKLITKYLAFRENELAKKLKPAPK, via the exons ATGGCAGAAGTCAAGCTCTTTAGCACATGGTCAAGTGCTTTTTCTTTGAGGATAGTTTGGGCACTGAAGCTCAAAGATGTACCATATGATACCATCTTTGAAGATCTCTCAAACAAAAGCCCTTTACTTCTTCAATACAATCCCATTCATAAGAAGATTCCGGTGCTTGTGCACAATGGAAAATCAATTGCAGAATCTCTTGTGATCCTTGAATATATTGAGGAAACATGGAAACAAAACCCTTTGCTGCCTGAAGATCCTCATGATAGAGCCGCTGCACGCTTTTGGGCCAAATTTGGTGATGACAAG GTTTTTCCACCTATTGTGGATGCATTCTATAGTGAAGGGAAAGAGCAAGAGGAAGCTATTGTGAAAGCAAAGGAGAACTTGAAGTACTTGGAAGAAGAGCTAAAGGGAAAGAACTTCTTTGGGGGAGATCAAATAGGATTTGCAGATATTGCGCTAGGATGGCTTGCACATTATTTGAAAGTGCTGGAAGAGATAGCTAACATGAATCTGATAGCAGAAGATGAGTTCCCATTGCTATCCCAATGGCAAAAGACTTTTGCAGATGCTCACATAATCAAAGAGAATTGGCCTCCTCTGGACAAACTTATCACTAAATATCTGGCTTTCCGTGAGAATGAACTTGCCAAGAAGTTGAAGCCGGCACCTAAATGA